A region of Allocoleopsis franciscana PCC 7113 DNA encodes the following proteins:
- a CDS encoding ABC transporter ATP-binding protein gives MSLLEARQLTMRFGGLTAVKQVDFTIERGIIASLIGPNGAGKTTFFNMLTGIYVPTSGQLRLENQEITGAKPDKLTSLGIARTFQNIRLFNNMSVLENVLVGRHSRLKTGLVGALLRPPKVRLEERQARQKALAMLDFVGLGASKGPELAKNLSYGDQRRLEIARALASEPKILLLDEPTAGMNPNETADLTRFIHRIRDELNLSILLIEHDMKVVMGISDRVSVMEYGTKIAEGTPAEVQSDPRVIEAYLGKEEEDPMANR, from the coding sequence ATGTCACTACTGGAAGCCCGTCAACTGACCATGCGTTTCGGGGGACTGACCGCCGTTAAACAGGTTGATTTTACGATTGAAAGAGGTATTATTGCGAGTCTAATTGGCCCAAACGGAGCAGGCAAAACGACCTTTTTTAATATGCTCACGGGGATTTATGTCCCTACATCGGGTCAATTACGGCTGGAGAATCAAGAGATTACTGGGGCAAAACCTGATAAGCTCACAAGTCTGGGAATTGCTCGGACGTTCCAGAATATTCGCCTATTTAATAACATGTCGGTGTTAGAAAATGTCTTAGTGGGTAGACATAGCCGTCTTAAAACGGGTTTAGTCGGTGCCTTACTTCGTCCCCCCAAGGTGCGTCTGGAGGAGCGTCAAGCGAGGCAAAAAGCACTGGCTATGCTTGATTTTGTGGGTTTAGGTGCCTCCAAAGGGCCAGAGTTAGCCAAAAACCTCTCCTATGGTGATCAGCGTCGCTTGGAAATTGCCAGAGCGCTAGCCTCTGAACCTAAGATACTCCTATTAGATGAGCCAACGGCTGGAATGAACCCCAACGAAACGGCTGATTTAACTCGTTTTATCCATCGCATCCGGGATGAATTAAATTTGAGCATCTTGCTCATTGAACATGATATGAAGGTGGTGATGGGCATTAGCGACAGGGTTAGTGTGATGGAGTATGGTACTAAAATTGCTGAAGGCACTCCCGCTGAAGTTCAATCTGATCCTCGTGTCATTGAAGCTTATTTAGGTAAAGAAGAAGAAGATCCAATGGCTAATCGTTAA
- a CDS encoding serine/threonine-protein kinase: MTCCLNPDCQNPLNPDGFKFCHCCGTKLALLRNRYHPIQPLGRGGFGRTYLAEDIDKLNERCVIKQFTPQIKGSGAIEKATQLFEQEARRLQQLGQHPQVPALLAYFKDGDDLYLVQEFIEGQTLLTELEQHGTFNEFKIRELLFDFLAVLKFIHQQGVIHRDIKPDNIMRRRQDGKLVLIDFGVAKYLSGTVVIPKTYCGTQGYAPLEQITYGEAYPASDIYGLGATCIHLLTGMSPHLLYDPKEARWLWQDKSQGAAISKQLRQMLNKMLKVEVKARYQSAEEVLQDLTSPMIGNWYGEFDHKLANFTITYHLGSWFGGILTVHSPNGLSRIGIQGNLDYRTQTIQMREVRVLSEPYSGLWNLGRNSGTLSSDQKQMSGMGQDSLQNSYSWSFFKMGTRVEIWYGEFDNQAAMLTVTPESGNSLSGTLSIQSSNFKGLYRIAIQGNVDPQTNKVTLRKLRVLSQPTQSTSENWVMRIASKAASGHWVLGESQGILSLDGLQMMGKGQSPNQLPYWWAFSLDKSEWHDRYSESL, from the coding sequence ATGACTTGCTGCCTTAATCCCGATTGCCAGAATCCCTTAAATCCAGATGGCTTCAAATTTTGTCACTGTTGCGGGACAAAACTGGCGCTGTTGCGAAACCGCTATCATCCCATTCAGCCTCTGGGTCGTGGGGGATTTGGCAGAACTTATCTGGCTGAAGATATAGACAAGCTGAATGAACGTTGCGTCATTAAGCAATTTACACCACAAATTAAAGGAAGTGGAGCTATTGAGAAGGCAACTCAACTGTTTGAGCAAGAAGCAAGGCGACTGCAACAGTTAGGTCAACATCCACAGGTTCCTGCACTATTGGCATATTTTAAGGACGGTGATGATCTGTATTTAGTACAGGAGTTTATTGAGGGGCAAACATTGCTAACAGAGTTGGAACAGCACGGGACATTTAATGAGTTCAAAATTCGAGAATTGCTGTTTGACTTTTTAGCTGTATTGAAGTTTATCCATCAACAGGGTGTCATTCATCGGGATATTAAACCAGACAATATCATGCGCCGCAGGCAGGATGGGAAGTTGGTGCTGATCGACTTCGGTGTAGCCAAATATTTGAGTGGCACAGTCGTGATACCAAAGACTTACTGCGGAACTCAGGGTTATGCCCCACTCGAACAGATAACCTATGGCGAAGCTTATCCCGCCAGTGATATTTATGGCTTAGGGGCGACCTGTATTCATCTATTGACTGGCATGAGTCCTCATCTCCTCTACGACCCGAAGGAAGCCCGTTGGTTATGGCAAGACAAGTCCCAAGGTGCTGCTATTAGTAAGCAGCTCAGGCAGATGTTGAACAAGATGCTCAAGGTTGAGGTGAAAGCACGATATCAATCTGCCGAGGAGGTACTTCAAGACTTAACCTCTCCCATGATTGGGAATTGGTATGGCGAGTTTGACCATAAATTGGCAAATTTTACGATTACTTACCACTTAGGGAGTTGGTTTGGTGGAATTTTAACCGTTCATTCTCCTAATGGCCTTTCTCGGATTGGGATTCAGGGTAATCTTGACTACAGAACACAGACCATCCAAATGCGAGAAGTACGCGTCCTCTCAGAACCTTATTCAGGGTTGTGGAATTTGGGAAGAAATTCAGGAACGCTGTCATCCGATCAAAAGCAAATGTCCGGAATGGGGCAAGATTCACTGCAAAATTCATACTCCTGGTCATTCTTTAAGATGGGGACAAGAGTGGAAATTTGGTATGGCGAGTTTGACAATCAAGCAGCGATGCTGACGGTTACGCCTGAGTCCGGTAACTCATTGAGTGGAACGTTGAGTATCCAATCCTCTAATTTTAAGGGGCTTTATCGGATTGCGATTCAGGGAAATGTTGATCCCCAGACGAATAAGGTAACCCTACGAAAACTTCGTGTCCTCTCACAACCGACACAATCGACTTCAGAAAACTGGGTCATGCGTATTGCCTCAAAAGCGGCATCAGGTCATTGGGTACTGGGAGAAAGTCAAGGCATTTTGTCGTTAGATGGGCTGCAAATGATGGGTAAGGGACAATCCCCCAATCAACTGCCCTACTGGTGGGCTTTTTCTCTCGATAAATCGGAGTGGCACGACCGCTATTCGGAGTCTTTGTAG
- a CDS encoding ABC transporter ATP-binding protein: protein MLEIKDLHTYYGNIHALKGISLEVEQGEVVSLIGSNGAGKTTTLRTIQGLLKPRQGKILFEGNSLESLSAQAIVRLGISQSPEGRLIFPRMTVQENLEMGAFSRRDAVGIKSDLEKALHLFPRLRERINQKGGTLSGGEQQMLAIARAMMARPRLLLLDEPSMGLAPMLVSQIFSIIRDINIQGTTILLVEQNARMALTVSHRGYVLQTGEIVLTGTAKDLQSNETVRKAYLGET, encoded by the coding sequence ATGCTGGAAATCAAAGACCTTCACACTTATTATGGTAACATTCATGCCCTCAAGGGAATTTCTTTAGAGGTTGAACAGGGTGAAGTTGTTAGTTTAATTGGCAGTAATGGTGCAGGTAAAACCACCACACTTCGCACAATTCAAGGCTTATTAAAACCTCGTCAGGGCAAAATCCTATTTGAAGGAAATTCTTTAGAGTCATTATCGGCACAAGCGATTGTCCGTTTAGGCATTTCTCAAAGTCCTGAAGGTCGTCTCATTTTCCCCCGGATGACGGTGCAAGAAAATCTCGAAATGGGGGCTTTTTCGCGCCGGGATGCTGTTGGAATTAAGTCCGATCTGGAAAAAGCATTACATCTTTTTCCGCGCCTGAGAGAGCGAATTAATCAAAAAGGGGGAACGTTGAGTGGTGGCGAACAACAAATGCTAGCGATCGCACGAGCTATGATGGCACGACCCCGCTTATTATTGTTAGATGAGCCAAGTATGGGTTTAGCCCCTATGCTGGTTAGCCAAATTTTTTCGATTATTCGGGATATTAACATCCAAGGAACTACAATTTTATTAGTCGAACAAAATGCTCGTATGGCTTTGACTGTATCCCATCGAGGTTATGTCCTACAAACGGGTGAGATTGTACTCACCGGCACAGCGAAAGACTTACAATCAAATGAGACAGTTCGCAAGGCATATTTAGGCGAAACTTAA
- a CDS encoding hemolysin family protein: MSVYSNLTGQDIVLRLLSVLLLIAINAFFVTAEFAMVSVRRSRINQLADAGDVQAKTVQSLQRSIERLLSTTQIGITLSSLALGWIGESTMAVLVAAGLRQLPLPPSVSQFMAHSLAIPITFFLIAYLQIVLGELCPKSVALLYSEQLARFLGPPSLAIARFFNPFIWILNQSTRLLLRLVGIQYTGQGWYNRVTPEELQLIITTERESTGLEAEERELLKNVFEFGDVEAVEVMVPRTSIAAIPSTATFQTLLEEIDQTGHSRYPVMGESLDDIQGIIYFKELAQPLSQGQLTPETPILPWIRPARFVPESIPLSELLPLMQRSHLVMVMVVDEFGGTAGLVTLKDLIAEIIGDNSEPESPEELPVQILDEQTFLVQAQMDLEEVNELLDLNLPLADEYQTLGGFLLYQFQKIPLQGETLNYDNLDLTVVSAEGPRVHQIRINRLESTTTPQEEISIPDMVIETDTAEEIPKDEATRNLDVDSYKDSE, from the coding sequence GTGAGCGTTTATTCTAACCTCACCGGTCAAGACATTGTACTGCGATTGTTATCAGTGCTGCTTCTGATTGCAATCAATGCCTTTTTTGTCACGGCTGAGTTTGCCATGGTTTCCGTGCGGCGATCGCGCATCAATCAGCTAGCAGATGCGGGTGATGTTCAGGCGAAAACCGTTCAATCCTTACAACGCAGCATCGAGCGTTTACTCTCGACCACTCAGATCGGAATTACGCTTTCCAGTTTGGCATTAGGCTGGATTGGGGAGAGTACTATGGCAGTTCTGGTAGCGGCGGGACTTAGGCAATTGCCCTTGCCACCATCAGTTAGCCAGTTTATGGCTCATTCTCTAGCCATTCCCATCACTTTTTTTCTGATTGCCTATCTGCAAATTGTTCTCGGCGAACTCTGCCCCAAATCCGTTGCTCTGCTTTACTCAGAACAGTTGGCACGGTTTCTCGGTCCTCCTAGCCTCGCGATCGCCCGTTTTTTTAATCCCTTCATCTGGATTTTAAACCAATCAACTCGCTTGCTCCTGCGGCTTGTGGGTATCCAATATACCGGTCAAGGCTGGTATAACCGGGTGACTCCAGAAGAGTTACAACTGATTATTACCACCGAACGCGAGTCTACCGGACTAGAGGCGGAAGAACGCGAACTCCTGAAAAATGTGTTTGAGTTTGGTGATGTGGAGGCGGTGGAGGTGATGGTTCCCCGCACCAGCATTGCGGCTATTCCCAGTACGGCAACCTTCCAGACGTTGTTAGAGGAAATTGACCAAACGGGTCACTCGCGCTATCCAGTGATGGGCGAATCCCTGGATGACATTCAGGGAATTATTTACTTCAAAGAATTAGCCCAACCCCTCTCCCAAGGACAGCTTACGCCAGAAACACCCATTCTGCCCTGGATTCGTCCCGCTCGGTTTGTACCAGAATCAATTCCGCTTTCGGAACTCTTGCCCTTGATGCAGCGATCGCACCTGGTTATGGTGATGGTTGTGGATGAGTTCGGTGGTACAGCCGGGTTAGTCACCCTGAAAGACTTAATTGCTGAAATTATTGGTGACAACTCTGAACCCGAAAGTCCAGAGGAATTACCCGTACAAATTCTGGATGAACAGACTTTTCTGGTGCAAGCCCAAATGGATTTGGAAGAAGTCAACGAACTTTTGGATTTAAACTTACCCTTAGCTGACGAATACCAAACCTTAGGAGGCTTTCTCCTCTACCAATTTCAAAAAATTCCCCTACAGGGTGAAACCCTCAATTATGACAATCTGGATCTAACTGTCGTTTCTGCGGAAGGTCCACGTGTACATCAAATTCGCATTAACCGTCTAGAGTCAACAACCACGCCCCAAGAAGAGATTTCCATCCCCGATATGGTGATAGAAACGGACACAGCAGAGGAGATTCCAAAAGATGAGGCAACGCGGAATCTCGATGTAGATTCCTACAAAGACTCCGAATAG
- a CDS encoding hemolysin family protein, which yields MIFLSVPFPLYFLAASELGPLLGNVGLDITVLVLMLVLSATFSGSETAITALDNLKLRSLIKDQGDPSGIFRLVLEKRSRFITTLLVGNNLVNNFSAILTSNLFALWLGSAGLGVATAVVTILVLIFGEITPKSLAINNVLPVFRLIVRPIYWLSRILDCFGIIYLMEKIVQTAIRFFQGGVVQEGESLKDLKLLIEVLGGKGKLDLDKHQLLSKALMLDSLNVRDLVKPRIEMRTISHEETLQNLVNFCLETGYSRIPVQEESKDQIVGIVHLKRALQQLTLAQKEGRSPVLVTEAMDPPVYVPDTKRVANLLKEMLQQRLHIAIVVDEYGGTVGLVTLEDILEELVGEIYDESDFPSRAARVRNSSASNKVMRRGGV from the coding sequence GTGATTTTTTTGTCAGTACCCTTTCCATTGTATTTTCTTGCTGCCTCTGAACTCGGTCCCCTTTTGGGAAATGTTGGGCTTGATATTACTGTACTAGTCTTGATGCTGGTACTATCAGCTACCTTTTCCGGCTCAGAGACTGCCATTACGGCACTCGATAACCTCAAACTCAGGTCACTGATTAAAGACCAAGGTGACCCCAGTGGAATATTTCGGCTGGTTTTAGAGAAGCGGTCTCGGTTTATCACCACACTTTTAGTCGGCAACAACCTGGTCAATAATTTTTCAGCCATCCTTACCAGTAACCTTTTTGCGCTTTGGCTAGGCAGTGCCGGTCTGGGCGTTGCTACTGCCGTTGTCACAATTCTAGTATTGATTTTTGGCGAGATTACCCCCAAATCTTTGGCAATCAACAATGTACTGCCAGTTTTTAGATTAATAGTACGTCCGATCTATTGGCTGTCTAGGATTTTAGACTGTTTTGGGATCATCTATTTGATGGAAAAAATCGTTCAAACAGCGATTCGATTTTTTCAAGGGGGAGTGGTTCAGGAAGGTGAATCCTTAAAAGACCTCAAGTTACTAATTGAGGTGTTGGGGGGTAAAGGAAAACTCGATTTGGATAAACACCAACTGCTCTCCAAAGCTTTAATGTTAGATAGCCTCAATGTTCGGGATTTAGTTAAGCCCCGGATTGAGATGCGAACGATTTCCCATGAGGAAACCTTGCAGAATCTCGTAAATTTCTGCTTGGAGACAGGATATTCCCGGATTCCCGTTCAAGAAGAGTCAAAAGACCAAATCGTAGGAATTGTTCACCTGAAGCGGGCACTCCAGCAGTTAACATTAGCTCAAAAAGAAGGTCGTAGTCCGGTCTTAGTCACAGAGGCAATGGACCCGCCCGTCTATGTTCCGGATACAAAACGGGTCGCTAATCTTCTCAAAGAAATGCTGCAACAAAGGCTACATATTGCCATTGTCGTTGATGAATATGGTGGCACCGTAGGATTGGTGACATTGGAAGATATTTTAGAAGAATTGGTCGGCGAAATTTATGATGAAAGCGACTTCCCCAGTCGGGCAGCAAGGGTTAGAAATAGTAGTGCTTCTAATAAGGTAATGCGAAGAGGGGGAGTCTGA
- a CDS encoding branched-chain amino acid ABC transporter permease, whose protein sequence is MKRWRKPLLYLVVAYLILLLGPIAGFDLPRIMGDIARDPQVLIQQILVGLVNGGIIAIIALGYTLVYGIIELINFAHGDLYMLGAFASLTVIGAFGVTDGVSLQVAIPAMFVALIIATVFCAGLNIITERYAYRPLRNAPRLAPLISAIGMSFIFQNTGLFWGGLKSFIPVMGANAAAPKSFPDLLPRIDILKAMGIESRIVFTTKDLIVLIVAVALMVGLHLFVQYTRLGKAMRATAQNRDAALIMGIDVDRIIALTFLIGGALAGAAGLLVGLYNNTIVFTMGFTAGLRAFTAAVLGGIGNIIGAMLGGVLIGLLSALSDQYLSSRWTNAWVFAVLVIILAFRPGGLLGENVQEKV, encoded by the coding sequence ATGAAACGATGGCGCAAACCCCTTCTATACCTTGTTGTCGCCTACCTGATCCTCTTGTTAGGTCCCATTGCCGGGTTTGACTTGCCCCGAATTATGGGGGATATCGCTCGTGACCCTCAAGTTTTGATCCAACAAATCTTGGTGGGTCTCGTTAACGGTGGAATCATTGCCATTATTGCGCTGGGTTACACGTTGGTTTACGGCATTATTGAGCTAATTAATTTTGCTCACGGGGACTTATATATGTTGGGTGCATTTGCCTCCCTCACAGTTATTGGTGCCTTTGGCGTTACAGATGGTGTATCTCTACAAGTGGCTATCCCGGCGATGTTCGTAGCCTTAATCATCGCGACTGTTTTTTGTGCGGGTCTAAACATTATTACGGAACGATATGCCTATAGACCGTTGCGGAATGCACCCCGGCTTGCACCGTTGATCTCAGCCATTGGAATGTCGTTTATTTTTCAAAACACAGGATTGTTTTGGGGTGGACTCAAATCGTTTATCCCAGTTATGGGGGCTAATGCGGCCGCACCTAAAAGCTTTCCTGATTTATTGCCCCGAATTGATATTCTCAAGGCTATGGGCATTGAGTCCCGTATCGTCTTTACCACTAAAGACTTAATTGTGTTGATTGTTGCTGTTGCTTTAATGGTGGGGCTACATCTGTTTGTGCAGTACACCCGTTTGGGTAAAGCGATGCGGGCAACGGCTCAGAATCGGGATGCAGCGCTGATTATGGGGATCGATGTGGATCGGATTATTGCGTTGACCTTTTTGATTGGTGGGGCATTGGCGGGAGCAGCAGGGCTGCTGGTTGGACTCTACAACAACACCATTGTGTTTACGATGGGCTTTACGGCAGGATTACGCGCTTTTACCGCTGCTGTGTTAGGTGGAATTGGCAACATTATTGGTGCCATGTTAGGTGGGGTGTTAATTGGGTTGCTTTCTGCATTAAGTGACCAATATCTCTCTAGCCGTTGGACGAATGCTTGGGTATTCGCTGTTTTGGTGATTATTTTGGCCTTCCGACCAGGGGGTTTATTGGGAGAGAATGTTCAGGAAAAGGTATGA
- a CDS encoding branched-chain amino acid ABC transporter permease — translation MTQQIIKAIKSSGILGTIAALTVLLFGGWSGAVIGWLLGSAAGFMRCQGRRIITPQEGAKLGAIAGLVLGIWLLIASLLQALFAPVLGQPIVSLSDSLQYGILALVVAALAGGVMGALQGLPIGRRRTATLVTLAFILILFPFVDQLAQTNWIAIIIQIQIFIMLALGLNITVGYAGLLDLGYAAFFAIGAYTTGLLSSPQLNIAWNFWFVLPIAALVAAIFGVILGSPTLRLRGDYLAIVTLGFGEIVPVIFRNLTDVRIEEPISKIVGSLAGRPEWAICLVGCDRPLNLTGGEAGINPIGRPTLPFIGTFDASDYLPWYYLILLLVVFSYFMISRLKDSRLGRAWTAIREDELAASAMGINLVKTKLLAFAMGATFSGFAGAFYAANISAIFPSVFDFSVSVIILCMVILGGLGNMTGVILGGIIIMSADRLYLPRLAQVLNSFLNTSVLPNIGSPPLRDFIATSIDPLQMRLFLFGLTLVIMMIVRPEGLVPDALHRAELHSQDDAMKESLAEARSQ, via the coding sequence ATGACACAGCAGATTATTAAGGCAATTAAATCAAGTGGTATTTTAGGAACGATCGCAGCTCTCACTGTCTTGCTATTTGGTGGTTGGAGTGGTGCGGTAATCGGTTGGTTGCTGGGTTCGGCAGCGGGCTTTATGCGCTGTCAGGGCAGGAGAATTATCACACCGCAAGAGGGCGCGAAACTCGGCGCGATCGCAGGACTTGTATTGGGAATTTGGTTGTTAATTGCTAGCTTGTTACAAGCACTGTTCGCACCCGTTTTAGGACAACCAATAGTCAGCTTATCGGACAGTTTACAGTATGGGATCTTGGCGTTGGTTGTTGCGGCTTTAGCCGGAGGAGTCATGGGAGCCTTACAAGGTTTACCTATTGGACGCAGGAGAACTGCAACGCTGGTAACCCTAGCCTTTATTTTGATTCTCTTTCCTTTTGTTGATCAATTGGCTCAAACCAACTGGATCGCCATCATCATCCAAATCCAAATCTTTATCATGCTCGCCTTAGGACTTAATATTACAGTGGGCTATGCAGGGTTACTGGATTTGGGCTATGCGGCCTTCTTTGCGATCGGGGCTTATACCACGGGCTTATTATCGTCTCCCCAACTCAATATTGCTTGGAATTTCTGGTTTGTACTGCCCATTGCTGCATTGGTCGCCGCAATTTTTGGCGTGATTTTGGGGTCGCCAACCTTACGTCTACGGGGGGATTACTTAGCCATTGTAACCCTCGGTTTTGGGGAAATTGTTCCTGTTATCTTTCGTAATTTAACGGATGTCAGAATTGAGGAACCCATCTCTAAAATTGTGGGTAGCTTAGCAGGTCGTCCAGAGTGGGCGATTTGTTTAGTCGGATGCGATCGCCCCCTTAACCTAACAGGAGGTGAAGCTGGAATTAATCCGATTGGTCGCCCTACTCTCCCGTTCATCGGCACCTTTGACGCTAGCGACTATCTGCCCTGGTACTACTTAATTCTTTTGCTGGTTGTATTCTCCTATTTCATGATTAGTCGTCTGAAAGATTCTCGCTTGGGACGAGCATGGACGGCAATCCGTGAAGATGAACTCGCGGCTAGCGCGATGGGAATTAATTTAGTCAAAACGAAACTATTAGCCTTTGCCATGGGGGCAACCTTTTCCGGATTTGCAGGTGCATTTTATGCCGCTAATATCAGCGCCATCTTTCCCAGCGTGTTCGATTTTTCCGTTTCCGTCATCATCTTATGTATGGTGATTTTGGGTGGCTTAGGTAATATGACTGGGGTCATCCTGGGGGGAATTATTATCATGTCGGCGGATAGACTCTATCTTCCTCGACTGGCGCAAGTTTTGAATAGTTTCCTGAATACTTCCGTATTACCTAATATTGGGAGTCCACCATTGAGAGACTTTATTGCCACCAGTATTGACCCACTTCAGATGCGCCTGTTTCTGTTTGGTTTAACCTTAGTCATTATGATGATCGTCCGTCCAGAGGGACTAGTGCCAGATGCCCTACATCGTGCCGAACTGCACTCTCAGGATGATGCGATGAAAGAGTCTTTAGCAGAGGCAAGGAGTCAATAA
- the queC gene encoding 7-cyano-7-deazaguanine synthase QueC: protein MKAVILLSGGLDSSTTLYQAKADGYECYAISFDYQQRHRRELEYAKAIAGCARVKEHQIVSFDLRQWGGSALTDNDLDLPEERTLDEMSQNIPITYVPARNTIFLSFGLSYAEAIDAQRVYVGVNALDYSGYPDCRPDYIQAMQKVFDLGTKQGREGTAIEIATPLIDLKKTEIIQLGNQLGVPWEHTWSCYAGGDLACGVCDSCRLRLAAFAELGLQDPLPYSVRSKELN from the coding sequence TTGAAAGCCGTTATTTTGTTATCTGGAGGATTAGACTCTTCGACAACTCTCTATCAAGCCAAGGCAGATGGTTATGAATGCTATGCCATTTCCTTTGACTATCAACAGCGCCACCGGCGAGAACTCGAATATGCTAAAGCGATCGCAGGTTGTGCGCGTGTAAAGGAGCATCAAATCGTCAGTTTTGATTTGCGACAGTGGGGCGGTTCTGCGTTAACAGATAATGACCTAGATTTACCCGAAGAACGTACCTTGGATGAGATGTCTCAAAACATCCCAATTACCTATGTACCGGCTCGGAATACAATTTTTTTGAGCTTTGGTTTATCTTATGCGGAAGCGATCGATGCTCAAAGAGTTTATGTCGGAGTCAATGCGTTGGATTATTCCGGTTATCCCGATTGCCGTCCGGACTATATCCAAGCCATGCAAAAAGTTTTTGATTTAGGTACAAAGCAAGGTCGGGAGGGAACCGCTATTGAGATTGCGACGCCTCTGATTGACCTGAAAAAAACTGAGATAATTCAGCTAGGTAATCAGCTCGGTGTCCCTTGGGAACACACTTGGTCTTGCTATGCTGGTGGTGATTTGGCTTGTGGTGTTTGTGATTCCTGCCGTTTGCGGCTGGCGGCTTTTGCTGAATTGGGATTGCAAGACCCGCTCCCTTATTCAGTGAGAAGCAAAGAACTAAACTGA
- a CDS encoding Gfo/Idh/MocA family protein — MCQRHLDAHVQRSLPQPIKIGVIGVGNMGQHHARVVSFLKDVELVGVADINVERGLDMASKYRVRFFEDYRDLLPYVDAVCVAVPTKLHHQVGITCLQAGVHVLVEKPIAASIAEAESLVNAAAESQSILQVGHIERFNPAFQELGKVLKTEELLALEAHRMSPYSDRANDVSVVLDLMIHDIDLLLELAAAPVVKLTASGSRADNSGYLDYVTATLGFANGIVATLTASKVTHRKIRRIAAHCKNSLTEADFLNNEILIHRQTTANCMTDYGQVLYRQDGLIEKVYTSNIDKLCAELEHFVGCVRGGNQPSVGGEQALKALRLASLIEQIALDGQVWQPLDYDRRDLHVRPVSVVTY; from the coding sequence ATGTGCCAAAGACATCTGGATGCCCATGTGCAGCGCAGCCTGCCGCAGCCAATTAAAATTGGCGTTATCGGCGTTGGCAATATGGGACAACATCATGCCCGCGTTGTAAGTTTTCTCAAAGACGTAGAACTTGTAGGGGTGGCAGACATTAATGTCGAACGTGGTTTGGACATGGCAAGTAAATACCGTGTCCGTTTTTTTGAGGATTATCGAGACCTTCTACCGTATGTAGATGCCGTCTGTGTTGCCGTTCCCACAAAGTTGCATCACCAAGTTGGGATAACTTGTCTGCAAGCGGGGGTTCATGTCTTAGTAGAAAAACCGATCGCTGCCAGTATTGCCGAAGCCGAGTCTTTGGTGAATGCCGCAGCCGAATCTCAATCCATCCTGCAAGTTGGGCACATTGAACGCTTTAACCCCGCTTTTCAGGAACTGGGCAAAGTTTTGAAGACAGAAGAGTTACTCGCTCTTGAAGCTCACCGGATGAGTCCCTATTCGGATAGAGCCAATGATGTCTCCGTTGTCCTGGATCTGATGATTCATGACATTGACCTGCTGTTAGAACTTGCAGCCGCGCCTGTGGTGAAGTTGACAGCCAGTGGCAGCCGTGCCGACAATTCTGGCTATTTAGACTATGTGACGGCTACCTTGGGTTTTGCCAATGGAATTGTGGCGACCTTAACCGCGAGCAAAGTGACACACCGCAAAATTCGGCGAATTGCGGCTCATTGCAAAAACTCGCTGACGGAAGCTGATTTTCTCAACAATGAGATTTTGATTCATCGGCAAACGACAGCAAATTGCATGACAGATTATGGTCAGGTGCTTTATCGCCAAGATGGGTTGATTGAGAAGGTTTACACCAGCAACATTGACAAACTCTGCGCCGAGTTAGAACACTTTGTAGGCTGTGTGCGAGGCGGAAATCAACCTTCTGTCGGGGGTGAACAGGCACTAAAGGCTCTCCGCTTGGCGAGTCTGATTGAGCAAATCGCTCTGGACGGTCAAGTTTGGCAGCCCTTGGACTATGATCGCCGCGATCTGCATGTTCGCCCTGTGTCAGTTGTCACCTATTAA